The genomic segment TCGATGGCCTAAATGGTAAAGAGCTAAAAGGCAGAGAGCTTAATATAAATGAGGCTCGTCCTCGCCCAGAAGGTGGTAGCAGGGGTGGACCAGGTGGTAGCAGAGGTGGGCAAGGTGGTAGCAGAGGAGGATATGGCGGTAGCAGAGGTGGGCAAGGTGGTAGCCGTGGAGGATATGGCAGTAGCAACAGAGGTGGGCAAGACCGTGGCAGAGGAGACTCAAGGGGTAACCGTTAGATTCTAATTATCAACATCGATAAATGGTTGCTGTAACCGTTTAAATAAAATAAATGAAAGGGGGATGTGATGGTAGGGAGAAAATATGTATTATCTGCGGCTGTTCTAATTGCTATACTCGTTGGGTTGTCTTTCCAGAATGTTATGGGGGCAGGGCTATCTAAAATACCGATAGATCTGAAGAAAGTGTCTGAAGAGGACAGAGATAAAGAGATATTAAGAGTTGGCATAATAGCAGAATATGACGCCATAAATCTGTATGAACAAATGGCGGCGTATGCAAAAAATCCCATGATAAAAAAAGTTTTGCTTGATGTTGCAAGAGAGGAAAAGATTCATATAGGAGAGTTTCAAGCTCTTTTAATGAGTATTGATAAAGAACAGCTTGAGGAAATGCAAAAGGGTGAAAAAGAAATAGAGGAAATGATGGAAAAAAAGTAGATTGAATACCATTTTCTAGCGAAGAGAT from the Candidatus Ancaeobacter aquaticus genome contains:
- a CDS encoding RNA-binding protein yields the protein MKLYVGNLSYEVTEDDLRLAVETFGTVESVNIIMDKFSGRPKGFGFVEMSSKEEGQAVIDGLNGKELKGRELNINEARPRPEGGSRGGPGGSRGGQGGSRGGYGGSRGGQGGSRGGYGSSNRGGQDRGRGDSRGNR
- a CDS encoding ferritin family protein translates to MVGRKYVLSAAVLIAILVGLSFQNVMGAGLSKIPIDLKKVSEEDRDKEILRVGIIAEYDAINLYEQMAAYAKNPMIKKVLLDVAREEKIHIGEFQALLMSIDKEQLEEMQKGEKEIEEMMEKK